A region from the Cellvibrio sp. PSBB006 genome encodes:
- a CDS encoding alpha/beta hydrolase gives MIIFFHPTTPSNEQSTPSSSTLDEYRFLFKNCWFEVPWQENIRCGELHTAASTGSFVLPVVIIEDPGYDKKPDAVFYLQGGPGASAGLNDEGIAYWLRWRDNMALGRDLILMDPRGTGRSRPALQCREYDELSLAVLKRNATVLEELREGYTVLDGCFAQLRKAKPPFNPEHYGTQRHAQDVRALMKLLPYEQWNLLGVSYGTRVAIEAANVHAGSKNNPVRSLILDSIYPANRGGVTSFPAVLDRAFANFFQWCEATESCATDLPIELALDAALSQLRETPVTLTVARHNGDIPIELVVNDHRFISAVFSALYSKHQWPRIPNAINAVIDNDNRALLSLMEPFVENALDDGFYSLVFMAVDCRDHGISSREAYQQELEKYPRWREYTSDLWQYQACHFLSEGSVTVASTLALPDVPALILAGKLDPITPVEWAQSLHREWPNSQLHVVPNTGHAVINSDDCVYQSLRSFLDEPTKPVVFCGE, from the coding sequence GTGATAATTTTTTTTCATCCGACAACACCGTCAAATGAGCAATCAACGCCGTCATCTTCGACTCTTGACGAATATCGCTTTTTATTTAAAAACTGTTGGTTCGAAGTCCCATGGCAGGAAAATATTCGCTGCGGTGAGTTGCACACCGCGGCATCGACGGGCAGTTTTGTATTGCCGGTGGTGATTATTGAAGATCCTGGTTATGACAAAAAACCGGATGCTGTCTTTTATTTGCAAGGTGGTCCCGGGGCGAGTGCCGGCTTGAATGATGAAGGCATCGCCTACTGGTTACGTTGGCGTGACAACATGGCGCTGGGGCGTGATCTCATTCTTATGGACCCGCGTGGTACCGGACGCAGCCGCCCAGCGCTTCAATGTCGGGAATACGACGAGCTCAGCCTTGCAGTGTTAAAGCGTAATGCTACTGTGCTTGAGGAGTTGCGCGAGGGCTACACGGTGTTGGACGGTTGTTTTGCACAACTGCGCAAGGCAAAACCACCGTTTAATCCCGAGCATTACGGTACTCAACGCCACGCGCAGGATGTGCGGGCATTGATGAAATTATTGCCTTACGAGCAATGGAATTTATTGGGTGTGTCTTATGGAACCCGCGTTGCCATAGAAGCAGCAAACGTGCATGCAGGATCAAAGAACAATCCGGTGCGCAGCCTAATTCTGGATTCGATTTATCCAGCCAACCGCGGTGGCGTAACGAGTTTCCCCGCCGTGCTTGACCGGGCATTTGCGAATTTTTTCCAGTGGTGTGAAGCAACCGAATCCTGCGCAACAGACCTGCCAATTGAACTCGCTCTGGATGCTGCGCTGAGTCAACTTCGCGAAACGCCAGTAACCTTGACAGTAGCACGACACAATGGCGACATTCCGATAGAATTGGTGGTTAATGATCACCGTTTTATATCAGCCGTTTTTTCAGCGCTTTACAGCAAGCATCAATGGCCGCGTATTCCCAACGCTATCAACGCTGTTATCGACAATGACAACCGAGCACTCCTGTCATTAATGGAGCCCTTTGTTGAGAATGCGTTGGATGACGGTTTTTACAGCCTGGTATTTATGGCGGTGGACTGCCGGGACCACGGCATATCATCCCGCGAAGCCTATCAGCAGGAGCTGGAAAAATATCCGCGTTGGCGTGAGTACACGAGTGATTTATGGCAATACCAGGCGTGTCATTTTTTATCAGAAGGATCGGTGACCGTTGCTTCGACATTGGCATTACCGGATGTACCTGCACTAATCTTGGCGGGTAAACTTGATCCAATTACCCCGGTAGAGTGGGCGCAGTCGTTACACCGCGAGTGGCCGAATAGCCAGTTGCATGTAGTGCCGAACACCGGCCATGCAGTAATTAACAGCGATGACTGTGTTTATCAATCTTTGCGATCTTTTTTGGATGAGCCGACTAAACCGGTAGTTTTTTGTGGGGAATAA
- a CDS encoding pyrimidine/purine nucleoside phosphorylase: MFKVNEYFNGAVKSIAFQTETLPATVGVMAKGDYEFGTSQKEYMTVTSGSLTVILPGNETAQTFKAGETFEVEANQRFKVTADVETAYLCLYE, from the coding sequence ATGTTTAAAGTTAACGAGTACTTCAACGGCGCCGTAAAATCCATCGCCTTTCAAACCGAAACCCTGCCCGCCACCGTTGGTGTTATGGCAAAAGGTGATTATGAATTTGGCACCAGCCAGAAAGAATACATGACCGTCACCAGCGGCAGCCTGACCGTTATCCTCCCTGGCAACGAAACCGCACAAACATTTAAGGCTGGTGAAACGTTTGAAGTTGAAGCGAACCAACGTTTTAAAGTGACTGCTGATGTTGAAACAGCTTATTTGTGTTTGTACGAATAA
- a CDS encoding methyltransferase produces the protein MNDAALTWLTRMIVQENAAEALWCSDENVLTSLPTIGQWPNKPFLMTNRWDVAQQAEQLGFHHRFCDFDFSEIKAASLSHVFYRISKEKPVTHHIINQAHRLLIPGGKLFLCGQKNEGIKTYIDKAGKLFGCKVSAQKNGMVYTAVLENLMPQNDQWLDDNVYPQLRPIDSPDGVPIHSKPGLFGWNKIDQGSEFLIQALPALLAQLPEQPTRLLDLGCGYGYLTLMTADLPLEQRTLTDNNAAALHVARHNCELNNITADVIAADAGDQIQQTFDLILCNPPFHQGFSVDGDLTDKFIISTKRLLARHGTALFVVNQFIPLERKARQHFRQVNILANNGSFKLVTLGH, from the coding sequence ATGAATGATGCTGCCCTCACCTGGCTTACCCGGATGATTGTTCAGGAAAATGCTGCTGAAGCCTTGTGGTGCAGCGATGAAAACGTCTTAACGTCATTACCAACCATTGGTCAATGGCCTAACAAACCCTTCTTGATGACCAACCGTTGGGATGTTGCTCAACAAGCGGAGCAATTGGGATTCCACCATCGGTTCTGCGATTTCGATTTCAGTGAGATAAAAGCCGCCTCGCTAAGCCATGTGTTTTACCGCATCTCTAAAGAAAAACCGGTTACGCATCACATCATTAATCAAGCACATCGATTGTTGATACCGGGTGGTAAATTATTTCTCTGCGGGCAAAAAAATGAGGGAATAAAAACCTACATTGATAAAGCGGGAAAACTTTTTGGCTGCAAGGTATCGGCGCAAAAAAATGGCATGGTGTATACCGCCGTATTGGAAAACTTGATGCCACAGAATGATCAATGGCTGGACGACAATGTTTACCCGCAATTACGCCCTATCGATTCGCCTGATGGCGTACCTATCCATAGCAAACCCGGCTTGTTCGGCTGGAACAAGATCGACCAAGGCAGTGAATTTCTGATTCAGGCATTGCCTGCACTCTTGGCGCAATTACCTGAGCAACCCACCCGACTGCTGGATCTGGGCTGCGGCTACGGATACCTGACCCTGATGACCGCCGATCTGCCACTGGAACAGCGGACACTGACCGACAATAACGCAGCGGCGCTCCATGTCGCACGCCACAATTGCGAACTGAATAACATCACCGCCGACGTCATTGCGGCCGATGCAGGGGACCAGATTCAGCAGACCTTCGACCTCATCCTCTGTAATCCGCCGTTCCATCAAGGGTTTAGCGTGGACGGCGACCTGACGGACAAATTTATCATCAGCACCAAGCGTCTATTGGCCCGACACGGCACCGCTTTATTTGTCGTGAATCAGTTTATTCCCTTGGAAAGAAAAGCCCGGCAGCATTTCCGCCAGGTGAATATCCTGGCTAACAATGGCAGCTTCAAGTTGGTGACCCTCGGCCATTGA
- the rsuA gene encoding 16S rRNA pseudouridine(516) synthase RsuA, with product MRLDKFIGNSTDLTRSQIHQLIRQGAVSINHATARKAAQHIQANDVVSVNDEVIERLSVRYIMLNKPVGYICANHDGEHPTVLDLLDEPNKANLQIVGRLDIDTTGLVLLTDDGQWNHQITSPRRECSKTYRVTTANAIDAQTADTFRDGILLHGEKKPTQPAELQLLTSHSALLTIREGKYHQIKRMFAAVGNHVVELHRERIGEIVLDDNLLPGEYRPLTNLEIASV from the coding sequence ATGAGACTGGATAAATTTATTGGCAACTCCACCGACCTGACACGCTCACAAATTCATCAGCTTATTCGGCAGGGCGCGGTATCCATCAACCATGCAACAGCTCGAAAAGCGGCACAACATATTCAAGCGAATGACGTCGTTAGCGTTAATGACGAGGTCATTGAGCGGCTTAGTGTTCGTTACATCATGCTCAATAAACCGGTTGGTTATATTTGCGCAAATCACGATGGTGAACATCCAACCGTACTGGATTTGTTGGACGAACCCAATAAAGCGAATCTACAAATCGTCGGCCGTCTGGATATTGATACCACCGGACTGGTGTTGCTGACTGATGATGGCCAATGGAATCACCAGATCACCTCCCCGCGCCGCGAGTGCAGCAAAACCTACCGGGTTACCACAGCAAATGCGATTGATGCGCAGACCGCCGATACCTTCCGCGACGGCATTTTGTTGCATGGTGAAAAAAAGCCGACTCAACCCGCAGAACTGCAACTGCTCACCAGTCATTCAGCGTTGCTGACGATTCGCGAAGGGAAATATCACCAGATAAAACGCATGTTTGCCGCTGTCGGCAATCATGTTGTGGAATTACATCGGGAACGTATCGGCGAAATAGTACTGGATGACAATCTACTGCCGGGTGAATACCGCCCCCTGACCAACCTGGAAATCGCGAGCGTTTAA
- the truC gene encoding tRNA pseudouridine(65) synthase TruC: MPETLDILYRDEHIIAINKPSGLLVHRSAIDRHETRFALQIVRDQIGQHVYPVHRLDKPTSGVLLFALSSNCAQKLGTLIAANQVQKNYVAIVRGYALEEGTIDHPLTEEQDACTDKKARRDKPAQDALTHFQRLACIELPVQVDKYPQSRYSLVSCQPVTGRKHQIRRHMKHINHPIIGDAKHGKGNHNRFFQAHFNAHRLLLAATDIRLPHPFTEHPLHISAPLDETFMQLLERFAWRSAVPAAWLGE; the protein is encoded by the coding sequence ATGCCTGAAACACTCGATATTCTTTATCGCGACGAGCACATCATTGCTATCAACAAGCCAAGTGGATTATTGGTTCACCGCAGCGCTATTGACCGACATGAAACTCGCTTTGCCTTACAGATCGTGCGCGATCAAATCGGCCAACATGTATACCCGGTCCATCGCCTGGATAAACCGACTTCAGGTGTTTTGTTATTTGCGTTATCAAGCAATTGCGCACAAAAACTCGGTACGCTGATCGCCGCCAATCAGGTGCAAAAAAATTATGTCGCTATCGTGCGTGGTTATGCTCTGGAAGAAGGAACTATTGATCATCCTTTAACGGAAGAACAGGATGCCTGTACGGATAAAAAAGCGCGAAGAGATAAACCGGCACAGGATGCACTCACACATTTTCAGCGCCTGGCTTGCATCGAATTACCTGTGCAGGTTGATAAGTACCCTCAAAGCCGATATTCACTGGTATCGTGCCAGCCTGTGACCGGTCGCAAGCATCAAATTCGTCGTCACATGAAGCACATCAATCACCCGATCATTGGAGACGCCAAGCACGGCAAGGGCAATCACAACCGCTTTTTTCAAGCGCATTTTAATGCGCATCGTTTATTATTAGCGGCAACCGATATCCGATTGCCCCACCCCTTTACAGAACACCCACTACATATTTCTGCGCCGCTGGATGAAACCTTTATGCAACTACTGGAACGTTTTGCCTGGCGCTCTGCCGTTCCCGCAGCCTGGCTGGGAGAATAA
- the folD gene encoding bifunctional methylenetetrahydrofolate dehydrogenase/methenyltetrahydrofolate cyclohydrolase FolD, whose amino-acid sequence MSAMVLDGKALAEKTEQELSQRVAALKASSNGQTPILATILVGDDPASATYVKMKGNACKRIGMDSLKVEMSSQTTTEELLAKINELNQNPNVHGILLQHPVPEQIDERLCFDAIAAEKDVDGVTCLGFGRMSMGEEAYGCATPKGIMRLLEAYNIPLSGKHAVVVGRSPILGKPMAMMLLNANATVTICHSRTQDLPALIKQADIIVGAVGKPEFIKAEWIRDGAVVVDAGYHPGGVGDIELKPLVDRAAAYTPVPGGVGPMTINTLIYQTVDSGEKKIRSSK is encoded by the coding sequence ATGTCTGCAATGGTCCTCGATGGCAAGGCGCTTGCCGAAAAAACCGAACAAGAACTTTCCCAGCGTGTTGCGGCGCTTAAAGCCAGCAGCAACGGTCAAACCCCTATCCTCGCCACCATTCTGGTGGGTGATGATCCCGCGTCGGCCACGTATGTGAAGATGAAGGGCAACGCCTGTAAGCGTATCGGGATGGATTCGTTGAAGGTGGAGATGTCCAGCCAGACGACCACCGAGGAGTTGCTGGCCAAGATTAACGAGTTGAACCAGAACCCCAATGTCCATGGCATTTTGTTGCAACACCCGGTGCCGGAACAGATTGATGAGCGCTTGTGCTTTGATGCTATCGCCGCCGAAAAAGACGTTGATGGCGTGACCTGCCTCGGTTTCGGCCGCATGAGTATGGGCGAAGAGGCTTACGGTTGCGCAACCCCGAAAGGCATTATGCGATTGCTGGAAGCCTACAATATTCCCCTATCTGGCAAGCACGCCGTGGTCGTGGGTCGCAGCCCGATTCTGGGTAAACCCATGGCGATGATGCTGTTGAACGCCAACGCCACCGTCACGATCTGTCATTCCCGCACGCAGGATTTACCGGCATTGATCAAGCAAGCCGATATTATTGTTGGGGCCGTGGGTAAACCCGAATTTATTAAAGCTGAGTGGATTAGAGACGGCGCAGTCGTTGTGGATGCCGGTTATCACCCCGGCGGTGTCGGCGACATTGAATTGAAGCCCTTGGTGGATCGAGCTGCTGCCTATACACCCGTGCCGGGTGGCGTGGGCCCGATGACCATCAACACCCTGATTTATCAAACCGTTGACTCGGGTGAAAAGAAGATCCGTTCGTCCAAATAA
- a CDS encoding flavin reductase family protein, translating into MQNNNVGVAMKLGMRRLASGVCILSARTENGELFAMTVSSVTSVSDNPASLLVCINKTVSQHDYLSTPGTHFAINALNSGQQDLSNLCAGREQGRDRFSIGAWQQDENGVPYLTDAQAAFFCQADKVMEYGTHHIVVGKIHQVLVGEDDVNPLLYVDGRYGLLARPE; encoded by the coding sequence ATGCAAAACAATAATGTAGGCGTTGCAATGAAGTTGGGGATGCGTCGGCTTGCCTCTGGCGTATGTATCTTGTCAGCGCGCACAGAAAATGGCGAGTTGTTTGCCATGACCGTATCTTCTGTCACATCCGTATCGGACAATCCCGCTTCTTTATTGGTATGCATCAATAAGACAGTTTCGCAGCACGATTACCTGTCAACCCCGGGCACTCATTTTGCGATTAACGCTTTGAACTCTGGTCAGCAGGACCTTTCCAATCTGTGTGCCGGGCGTGAGCAGGGGCGGGATCGCTTCAGCATTGGCGCCTGGCAGCAAGACGAAAACGGTGTGCCGTATTTAACCGACGCCCAGGCAGCTTTTTTCTGTCAGGCGGATAAGGTAATGGAATACGGCACTCACCACATTGTTGTGGGCAAGATTCACCAGGTATTAGTGGGTGAGGATGATGTTAATCCCTTGCTATACGTTGATGGCCGCTACGGTTTACTGGCGCGTCCTGAATAA
- a CDS encoding NAD(P)H-dependent glycerol-3-phosphate dehydrogenase, translated as MSEKLKVAVLGGGSFGTAIANIIACNQHVVSLWMRSPEQAAEYQSARENTRYLPGYRLHDSLSITADLEAAVSVSDLIFVSIPSHSFRAVTRQMRVYLKPEAIIISTAKGIEPEGFTLMSQILEQELPSHRIGVLSGPNFAKEIVQQQQTGSVIASEHQSVISCVQSTLSSATFRVYANNDRYGVELGGALKNIYAIICGMAAALGAGNNTQAMLLTRSLAEMGRFASLMGANPMTFLGLAGVGDLILTCTSDLSRNYRVGYALGQGKPLDEVVSGLGQVAEGVNTLRQVKQKADELGVYMPLVSGLHGILFEQKKIADVVRGLMLGEQNYDVEYAGKRS; from the coding sequence ATGAGTGAAAAATTAAAGGTTGCAGTACTGGGGGGCGGGAGTTTTGGCACAGCTATTGCCAATATCATTGCCTGTAATCAACACGTCGTCAGTTTATGGATGCGTTCGCCGGAGCAGGCAGCGGAATATCAATCTGCGCGCGAAAACACGCGTTACCTTCCCGGCTATCGCTTGCATGACAGCCTGAGTATTACCGCTGATCTTGAAGCGGCTGTCTCCGTCAGTGACTTGATATTTGTTTCAATTCCCAGTCATTCATTTCGCGCAGTAACCCGTCAGATGCGGGTTTATCTCAAACCAGAGGCAATTATCATCAGTACCGCCAAAGGTATTGAGCCTGAAGGCTTTACCTTGATGAGCCAGATTCTTGAGCAAGAGTTGCCTTCACATCGGATCGGTGTGCTCAGTGGTCCTAATTTTGCTAAAGAAATTGTGCAGCAACAACAAACTGGCAGTGTTATCGCCAGTGAACATCAGTCGGTTATCAGTTGTGTCCAATCGACCTTGAGTTCTGCGACCTTTCGCGTTTATGCAAACAATGATCGCTATGGTGTGGAATTGGGTGGGGCGCTAAAAAATATTTATGCAATTATTTGTGGTATGGCTGCGGCGCTTGGCGCAGGCAATAATACCCAGGCGATGTTGTTGACGCGTAGCCTTGCCGAGATGGGGCGTTTTGCCAGCCTTATGGGCGCTAATCCAATGACATTTTTAGGCTTGGCCGGTGTGGGCGATTTAATTCTCACATGTACTTCTGATTTGAGTCGTAATTATCGCGTGGGTTATGCGTTGGGGCAGGGTAAGCCACTGGATGAAGTGGTTTCCGGTTTGGGGCAGGTTGCAGAAGGCGTCAATACTTTGCGTCAGGTAAAACAAAAAGCGGATGAATTAGGTGTTTATATGCCGCTTGTATCGGGCTTACATGGTATTTTGTTTGAACAGAAAAAAATTGCAGACGTCGTGCGTGGTTTGATGTTGGGCGAACAAAATTATGATGTGGAATACGCAGGAAAACGATCATGA
- a CDS encoding DUF4389 domain-containing protein, translating to MNNEELKSNLLSSRHWLRLVFMLLFAALLQVASIIMWVLVVLQFVFSLITGQDNINLRRFGHSLSTYIYQTLKFLTYSSEEKPFPFADWPTIDEEPPVVEVVIAEKPRARTRAKAAQKKNDNDTQPDNS from the coding sequence ATGAATAATGAAGAACTAAAGTCAAATCTCCTTTCGTCCAGGCATTGGTTGCGTCTGGTGTTTATGTTGCTCTTCGCAGCATTATTGCAAGTTGCCAGCATTATCATGTGGGTATTGGTGGTGTTGCAGTTCGTCTTCTCGTTAATTACCGGGCAGGACAATATCAACCTGCGGCGCTTCGGACATTCGCTTTCTACTTATATCTATCAAACATTGAAATTCCTCACCTACAGTAGCGAAGAAAAACCTTTCCCCTTTGCAGATTGGCCCACAATTGACGAGGAGCCGCCAGTAGTAGAGGTGGTCATCGCAGAAAAACCGCGCGCTCGCACACGAGCCAAAGCTGCGCAAAAGAAAAACGATAACGATACACAACCTGACAATTCATAA
- the sixA gene encoding phosphohistidine phosphatase SixA has product MELFILRHGEAEPRTTTDDVRQLTDKGRADVARMIKSSLEDLGELTHIWVSPLVRAQQTAEIAGELIGDMEPYTTELLSPDADPQLLFNQLQLSECQGLLLVSHQPLVSKILDTLCGTANGYHDMATASLACVDIDIIAADMGKLRWLRHSST; this is encoded by the coding sequence ATGGAGCTGTTTATTCTGCGACATGGTGAAGCGGAACCTCGAACGACCACAGATGATGTGCGCCAGTTGACCGATAAGGGGCGTGCTGATGTGGCCAGAATGATCAAATCTTCATTGGAAGATTTGGGCGAGTTGACTCACATTTGGGTCAGCCCCTTGGTGCGTGCTCAGCAGACCGCTGAAATCGCCGGTGAATTGATCGGTGATATGGAGCCTTACACCACAGAGCTGCTAAGCCCCGATGCCGATCCCCAATTGCTCTTTAACCAGTTGCAACTCAGTGAATGCCAGGGGTTGTTATTGGTTAGTCACCAGCCTCTGGTCAGTAAAATTCTCGATACGCTCTGCGGCACCGCTAACGGCTACCATGATATGGCCACGGCCTCACTGGCGTGTGTGGACATTGACATCATTGCTGCCGACATGGGCAAGTTGCGCTGGTTACGCCATTCATCGACTTGA
- a CDS encoding alpha/beta fold hydrolase, producing MPREMAFEIDGLTFAAQEWGEPGKQPILALHGWLDNSASFYALAPRLHDVHLVAVDMAGHGQSSHRPGGAPYNIWEDVAEIFAIADQLAWEQFTLLGHSRGAIISMLAAGTFPQRISRLALIEGLLPEPTKMEDAPEQLARSILGLRTQASKPLSLYKDLSSAVKARERGMFPLSNAAAAALTERGVKGVPGGYQWSTDQRLLAPSAIKLTREHVQAFIARITAPIKLILAEGGIPKMFSGFQREVSVFPQVDVEVMPGGHHLHMEGEVDAVAASLNRFFEKTPL from the coding sequence ATGCCACGTGAAATGGCGTTTGAGATTGATGGATTAACGTTTGCAGCCCAGGAATGGGGCGAGCCGGGTAAGCAGCCCATCCTTGCGCTTCATGGTTGGTTGGATAACAGCGCAAGCTTTTATGCGTTGGCGCCCCGTCTTCATGATGTGCATCTGGTTGCAGTCGATATGGCTGGACATGGGCAAAGTTCACATCGTCCTGGCGGCGCTCCCTACAATATTTGGGAGGATGTTGCGGAAATCTTTGCTATCGCGGATCAACTGGCGTGGGAGCAATTTACCCTGTTGGGACATTCGCGCGGTGCCATTATCAGTATGCTGGCGGCAGGTACTTTCCCTCAGCGGATTTCGCGGCTGGCGCTCATAGAGGGGCTTCTGCCCGAACCTACAAAAATGGAAGATGCGCCGGAACAATTGGCGCGCTCGATCCTGGGTTTGCGCACTCAGGCCAGCAAGCCCTTATCCCTCTACAAAGATTTATCTTCGGCGGTCAAAGCCCGCGAGCGGGGAATGTTTCCCTTGAGTAATGCCGCCGCTGCCGCATTAACCGAGCGCGGTGTCAAAGGTGTACCGGGGGGTTATCAATGGAGTACAGATCAACGCTTACTGGCTCCGTCAGCCATCAAATTGACTCGTGAACATGTGCAGGCGTTTATTGCACGTATTACCGCACCGATAAAATTGATTCTGGCGGAGGGCGGTATCCCCAAAATGTTCTCCGGGTTTCAGCGTGAAGTGTCGGTATTTCCCCAGGTTGATGTTGAGGTTATGCCTGGCGGACACCACTTACATATGGAAGGCGAGGTTGATGCCGTTGCGGCCTCATTGAATCGTTTCTTTGAAAAAACGCCCCTATAA
- a CDS encoding DUF4892 domain-containing protein yields MFLSAPTSRGQLCAWVILLFLCSGGWVVAQTPETDLGLEEYPHARIVFRSQLEDDDYVLALGSFKKTEGMWSVDHHQRLSGKLTRMTLELPSTHSAEDGFHFYARQLKKLSARELYRCDGRECGPSNSWANNHFKVIQLYGLDQHQHYAAYEIIQEKKAPYYVSLYAVLRGNKRVLVQLDILQSDKAPAESIATDPDSLLRLFQTQGFYVFPGAVADDEAGQSHLLIKPEHVKTLVKVLQRQAQWKVALVGHDYRGNAPANQQHDSLRYAESLKAALVEEGIAASRITTHGLGSLAPAGRGNLSARVEVVKLSN; encoded by the coding sequence TTGTTTTTATCTGCTCCAACGTCTCGCGGTCAATTATGTGCATGGGTAATCCTTTTATTTCTATGTAGTGGCGGGTGGGTTGTTGCCCAAACGCCGGAGACTGATCTGGGGCTTGAAGAATATCCGCATGCGCGAATTGTCTTTCGCAGTCAGCTTGAGGATGATGATTACGTCCTGGCTTTGGGTAGTTTCAAGAAAACGGAAGGTATGTGGAGTGTTGATCACCATCAACGGCTCAGCGGCAAACTGACACGTATGACGCTGGAACTACCATCAACCCATAGTGCGGAAGATGGTTTTCATTTTTATGCCCGGCAATTAAAAAAATTGAGCGCACGCGAGTTATACCGTTGTGATGGTCGTGAATGTGGGCCGAGCAACAGCTGGGCCAACAACCATTTTAAAGTTATTCAGTTGTACGGGCTGGATCAGCACCAACACTATGCAGCCTACGAAATAATACAGGAGAAAAAAGCACCCTATTACGTTTCTCTCTACGCGGTTTTGCGTGGCAACAAACGCGTGTTGGTGCAGCTTGATATCCTGCAAAGCGATAAAGCGCCGGCAGAAAGTATTGCTACTGATCCTGACTCACTGCTGCGTTTGTTTCAAACCCAGGGGTTTTACGTCTTCCCCGGTGCAGTTGCGGATGATGAGGCGGGGCAGTCCCATCTGCTGATCAAACCGGAGCATGTCAAAACGCTGGTTAAAGTGTTGCAGCGACAAGCACAATGGAAGGTTGCGTTGGTTGGCCACGATTATCGAGGCAATGCACCGGCCAATCAGCAGCATGATTCACTCCGTTATGCTGAATCACTTAAGGCTGCGTTGGTCGAGGAAGGTATTGCGGCGAGCCGTATCACCACTCACGGCTTGGGTAGCCTTGCTCCGGCGGGGCGGGGCAATCTAAGTGCGCGCGTGGAAGTGGTAAAGTTGAGCAACTGA
- the folE gene encoding GTP cyclohydrolase I FolE: MKEHFAHIIAGIGEDLNRPGLVDTPERAAKAFQFLTRGYNQTLDEVVNGALFPSESSEMIMVKDIELYSLCEHHLLPFIGKAHVAYIPTGKVLGLSKVARIVDMYARRLQIQEQLTVQIAESVQQITGASGVGVIIEAKHMCMMMRGVEKQNSSMKTSAMLGSFRSNQATRTEFLSLLR; this comes from the coding sequence ATGAAAGAACATTTTGCCCACATCATTGCCGGCATCGGTGAAGACCTGAACAGACCAGGGTTGGTTGACACCCCGGAACGTGCCGCCAAGGCCTTTCAATTCCTGACGCGCGGCTACAATCAAACCCTGGATGAGGTGGTAAACGGCGCCCTGTTTCCGTCCGAGTCCAGCGAAATGATTATGGTGAAGGATATCGAGCTGTATTCATTGTGCGAGCATCACCTGCTGCCTTTCATCGGCAAAGCCCATGTGGCTTATATACCAACCGGTAAAGTGCTCGGGCTATCCAAGGTAGCGCGAATCGTGGATATGTACGCGCGCCGCCTGCAAATCCAGGAACAACTCACTGTTCAGATCGCCGAGTCAGTGCAACAAATTACCGGCGCATCCGGTGTCGGGGTCATTATCGAGGCCAAGCACATGTGCATGATGATGCGCGGCGTGGAAAAACAAAATTCCTCCATGAAAACCTCGGCCATGCTCGGCTCTTTCCGCAGCAATCAGGCAACCCGGACCGAGTTCCTGTCACTGTTGCGCTAA